The Microtus pennsylvanicus isolate mMicPen1 chromosome 19, mMicPen1.hap1, whole genome shotgun sequence genome includes a region encoding these proteins:
- the Fmc1 gene encoding protein FMC1 homolog — translation MAALGSPARTLRGLLRELRYLNAATGRPYRDTAAYRYLVKAFRAHRVTSEKLCRAQHELHFQAATYLCLLRSIRQHVALHQEFHGKGERSVEESAGLVGLQLPRQPGGKGWEP, via the exons ATGGCGGCCCTGGGGTCCCCGGCGCGCACTCTGAGAGGCCTTCTGCGGGAGCTACGCTACCTGAACGCGGCCACCGGGCGACCGTATCGCGACACTGCGGCCTACCGGTACCTGGTGAAGGCCTTCCGAGCACACAGG GTCACCAGCGAGAAGTTATGCCGAGCCCAACATGAGCTTCACTTCCAAGCggccacctatctctgcctcttgcGTAGCATCCGGCAGCATGTAGCTCTTCATCAGGAATTTCATGGCAAGGGTGAGCGTTCAGTGGAGGAGTCTGCTGGTTTGGTGGGCCTCCAGTTGCCCCGTCAGCCTGGAGGGAAGGGCTGGGAGCCGTGA